gggggggggcggcaTGGAGGCGACGAGGGGGGACCGTCGGGAGTGGAGGTGCCGGGTGAGTGAAACAACGCGCCGCCTGATGTATGCTCcacgttagttagttagttagttaggtaggcaGTGAAGCTGAGACGGGGGATGCAACACACACTGCCATTACCACCACCCGATGTGTTCTTGAGGAGTGGGTGActggatgaatctctctctctctctctctctctctctctctctctctctctctctctctctctctctctctctctctctctctctctctctctctctctctctctctcacacacacacacacacacacacacacacattaagcctCCCCTCGCCCCCAGGATGGAGTGAGCCGCCATGCCAGGTcgggccgccaccgccgccgccctgccCGAGGAGGGGTCCGGGGTAGTGGTTGAGGGCGGCTCGTATGGCTTCACAGCCTCCAGGGGCGTTGCCCCCCGGCGCTGGTCCAGCAGCCACAGCCTGCCCGCGCCgtgctcgccgccgccgccccagcaAGCCCCTGCCCATGGACGGCCCGCcgtcgccaccgccaccgccgcgcCCCGCCACGAGTACCGCAGCCTGCGCGGCATCCTGACCAAGCCCGGCACCGACGACTCCCTCCCCAGGCGGCGCGCCTCGGCCCGGGACCACTACGACACCCCCAGGACCCCCAGGGAGTACCCCGACACGGCCAGGTACCCCGCCAGGGACTACCCAGACGGCCACCGGGGCTCCAGAGACTACCAGAATGGGACCAGGACCGCCAGGGACTACCCGGATGACCTCGGCACCAGCAGGGACTACCCCGAGACTCCCCGCGGTGCTCGGGACTACACGGACAGCACCAGGAGCACCAGGGACTTCCCGGACAGCACCAGGGCCGGCAAGGACTACCCTGACGCCGCCAAGGGGACCAAGGACTACCCGGGCCCCGCCAGGGATGGCAGCCTCGGCCACTCCAGGGGCGGCAGGGCCTACACGGACGTGCCCCGGGGCTCCAGGGACTACCAGAACACACGGATTGGCGTCAGGAGCTACCAGGACGGCACCAGGGCCACCAGGGACCTCGAGCCCATTCCCAGGTCTTCCTCCAGAGATTACCAGAACCTGTCCCGGCCGCGGTCCATCAGGGAGTACCAGGAGCCCAAGCGGGGCGTCAGGCCCTACCAGGAGCCTTCCCGCGCCGACAGGGACTACCAGGACAGGCCGCGGTCCTCCACCAGGGGCTACCAGGACAACCAACGGGGAGGCAAGGCCTACCAGGACGCCTCCAGGACCACCGCCCGGGACTACCAGGACAGCACCAGGGGCTCCCGCAGCAACGGGGACTACCACGAGCCTGTCCGGGCCACCAGAGACCACCACAGCTCCTCCCGGTCCATCACCAGGGACTACCAGGATGGGGCCAGGACCACCACTCGGGACTACCCGGACTCCACCCGGACCGCCACCACCCGGGACTACCCAGACACTGCCAGGTCCAGCACGAGGGACTACCCGGACTCCACCCGCGCCGCCACCACCCGGGACTACCCGGACTCGAGCAGGGGGAGTCTGCGGGGCTACCAGGACACGGTCAGGTCCACCCGCAGCTACCAGGACGTGCCGCGCGTAGCCAGGGACCACCAGGACGGGAGCAAGGCGACCAGGGACTACCCGGACGGCGTCAGGGCCACGAAGGGCTACCAGAGCATACCTCGGGCCGCAAGGGACTACCAGGACGTGGCCAAGAGCAGCAGGGACTACCCGGACGCCGCACGGGGCAGAGGTAGTACCCGGGACACTCTTGGGTCCTCGCGGTCCTTTAGGGACTACCAGGACTCTGCCAGGACTACCAGGGAGGGGACTAGGCTGAGCAAGGACTACCTAGACACCTGTGACTCCTTGCGAACCCTCAAGGGGGAgaagctgaaggaggagaaggaagaggaggagaaggaagagggaggaacaaGCCACTGGGgggaaggaggcggcggcagAGCGGGGCATCACACATCCCATGACCCTTACCGTAGGCAGGGGTCGCCCTCCCCAGCTGACCCCAGACCCCTGCCTCTCCCCCTGGCCCGCACCCCAGGCCAGGACACCCTtggcccctccccctcctcccacccgccCCACCACCAGCCCTCCCCCACCACGCCTGCCTCACCACCTCCaaacctccacaaccaccaccccaccaccagcagctaccaccacaaccaccaccgccaggcCAGTGGCAGCCGGCAGGCCCTGGTGCAGACCCACGCCACGacaggtatgtgtgtgtagtgtgtgtgtgtgtgtgtgtgtgtgtgtgtgtgtgtgtgtgtgtgtgtgtgtgtgtgtgtgtgtgtgtgtggtgcaaacccacgctgtggcaggtaggtgtgtaggggagttgtgtgtgtgtgtgtgtgtgtgtgtgtgtgtgtgtgtgtgtgtgtgtgtgtgtgtgtgtgtgtgtgtgagtgtgcgcgcCCATGGAGGTAGAAAGGATGGAGAGGCCGTAAGCCGCGCCTCTGTACCGTCAAATGAAGAGTTTTGAGAGCCTTGGCCAATTCATTTTGACAGCAGGAGGCAAGGCGGAGCGCGGCTGCTTTTACCAGTACCTCATCCCGCTACCCTACCCCATCCTGCCTCCCTATAGTCCCTACCTCCCTGCCCCATACCACCGCGTCCAACCTCTATGGCTAGGTTTATACCATGGTTTATACCCTCCTGATGTGTGACATTGGGGCATTTGCACTAACTGCCAACGGATCCTTCCTACCTCAATATGTCTGACTGACAGTtcacaatgaagagagagagagagagagagagagagagagagagaagggggggacaagaatgagggggaggggtgtctgtgtgtgtgtgtgtgtgtgtgtgtgtgtgtgtatatatatcagTGAGAGTGTATATATGCATAAGAAAACATcccatttcattattttccttcttccaactatcctcctcctcctcctcctcctcctccacttccttgccctcctcctcctcctcctcctatagacTACCTGTTGCCTTAACCAATCAGAAAATGATAAGCAAAGTGTTAGATTTGAATGCATTTATTTCCATAAGTCTGTCATAAGAGTAATGGTGTTCAAAGCACAGGATGAAAAAGGTGAAGACGAGGGAAAGAATAGTGATATAGAcctatggatgtgtgtgtgtgtgtgtgtgtgtgtgtgtgtgtgtgtgtgtgtgtgtgtgtgtgtgtgtgtggtgaggtgtgtTGTGTGACAGAAggggatgtggtgtgtggtgtgtgtgtgtgtgtgtgtgtgtgtgtgtgtgtgtgtgtgtgtgtgtgtgtgtgtgtgtgggtgtgtgtgtgtgtgtgtgtgtgtgtgtgtgtgtgtgtgtgtgtgtgtgtgtgtgtgtgtgtgtgtgtgtgtgtgtgtgtgtgtgtgtgtgtgtgtgtgtgtgtgtgtgtgtgtgtgtgtgtgtggtggggtgtgtgtgtgtgtgtgtgtgtgtgtgtgtgtgtgtgtgtgtgtgtgtgtgtgtgtgtgtgtgtgtgtgtgtgtgtgtgtgtgtgtgtgtgtgtgtgtgtgtgtgtgtgtgtgtgtgtgagtgtgtgtagtgAGGTGAatgctgtgtggtgtgtgtggtgaggcaagtactgaggtgtgtggtgtggtgaagTGGCTTTTACAGTAGTGGTGAGATGGGTTTTGATTCCctcttgtgtgttttgtgtagTGCTCCGATAGTTCTTTTAAACCTGTCCACTCCCCCATctcacacagtagtagtagtagtagtagtagtagtagtagtaatagtagtagtagtagtagtagtaatagtagtagtagtagtagtagtagtagtagtagtagtagtagtagtagtagtagtagtagtagtagtagtagtagtagtagtagtagtagtagtagtagtagtagtagtagtagtagtagtagatgtgacCAGTGATAAAAATGGAAGTATGGTTAAGTTAAAGCAGCGAAGGACAGAAGTAGTAAAGCAGTGGTGGtccgtagcagcagcagcagcagcagcagcagtagtagtagtagtagtagtagtagtagaagtagtagttatgATTGGGTTCAAGGGTGGAAGTGTGATAAAATTTAAGCAGTGAGGGacagaagtagtaaaagaagTGTTGGCCAGTAGCAGTAGCAACAGCAGTTGTAGTTGTGACAAGGTCAAAGGGGGGCAGCACAGTAACATTAACGTAGTGAGGGACAGAGGTAGTGCCATAGTCACACCGCCCAAGGCTGCGGTGTGCATTGTTGTGGCAGGCAGCCTGCTGGCTCTGATTGCCTGGATGATAAATGACAGCCCACACTTAGGGAAGTCATCATTATCAGTATTGTGCAGCCAAGAATAACAAATGCCATTAGTTACAGTCAATTTTGAGTTAAAAATCATTAGTACTGTCGAAGACAGATGTATTTTAATTTATAAGATCGCTGATTGTGATTATTAAACAGCCCTAGCTGGCACTACCCTGAGCCAAGAAAAGTATCAGGCTTACTTACTCTTAACAGAATAGCTGTTTGCAACAATACTAATATTTTTTCACTCAAATTGACTATAATTGACAGTATTTGTCAATGTTGCTGcacattattgacactgacgattgttttttttatgtgcagGCTGCAACACATTATCCAGGCATCAATTAATACACACAGAGGCAGCAGGTTGCCAGCACAGGTGGAGCACACCTCAGCCTTGGCCACCGAGACTATGGTGGTCATGGTGCTGCCTGAGAGTGATAGCCAGCAGcatagtggtagaagtagtagtagtagtagtagtagtagtagtagtagtagtagtagtagtagtagtggaagtgtgGTAAAGATAAAGGAGTGAGGGACAGCAGTAGTACAAGCGTGGatcagtagcagcagtagtagcagtagcagcaggtgTGACCGGGTTCAAGAATGGCAGTGAGATTACAGAACAGAATGGGACAGAAGTAGTACAAGGAATGGTGgtcagtagcagcagtagtagcagtagccgtATGTCTGGTGGTGTTacttggtgttggtggtggtggtggaggtgaggcctaacagtggaggtggtggtggtggtggtgtggtcagGTTGGAGCCTTGGTGCGGGCTGCTGCCACGCCTGCTGCCAGCGCTGTGGGCAAGTCTGTGGCTGTGAcgcctgctgctactactgttgttgctgctgctgctgctgctgctgctgtggtggtatgtctctctctctctctctctctctctctctctctctctctctctctctctctctcttgttcagtaGAGCAGTAGCATGGTAAGTGAGGGAgagtttttacacacacacacacacacacacacacacactgaggaccCGCCAGTGTACCAGTGAAGCTGACTTCAGCATCTCGAGGCAAGGAGGCTGCATGTGCTGAGTATGTTGCATCGCCTCCTTGTAGCAACAGGACTTAGAAGGGACCTGATTTGactggcattctctctctctctctctcacaacagtACTAGAGCATGCCCGGCCTTGCTAAGCTACTTCAAAATGGCACTGACCATCCCCAGAGTTGCAGCCTACAACATGCTCACACACTCACCTCCTTCCCTAAGGTCGCAAGTGCCGGGACTGCCTGACGCGGGTGCCATATGCCACGCTGGTCGCCACAGTGATGTGctgcgtgggcgtgggtgtgttCTGCGGCACCATGCACAGAGGCACGACCTTCACCCTGCGGCTCCTCGAGGAAGTCTTCAACCTGCAGATCACATGGTGGGTTAAAACATGCTCCCCTTAATActcctctcacttttttccttcccttccccctccttttttcccttcctcctccacctcctgaccACTTGAGTGTGTTAC
The Eriocheir sinensis breed Jianghai 21 chromosome 60, ASM2467909v1, whole genome shotgun sequence genome window above contains:
- the LOC126985941 gene encoding uncharacterized protein LOC126985941 isoform X3, encoding MPGRAATAAALPEEGSGVVVEGGSYGFTASRGVAPRRWSSSHSLPAPCSPPPPQQAPAHGRPAVATATAAPRHEYRSLRGILTKPGTDDSLPRRRASARDHYDTPRTPREYPDTARYPARDYPDGHRGSRDYQNGTRTARDYPDDLGTSRDYPETPRGARDYTDSTRSTRDFPDSTRAGKDYPDAAKGTKDYPGPARDGSLGHSRGGRAYTDVPRGSRDYQNTRIGVRSYQDGTRATRDLEPIPRSSSRDYQNLSRPRSIREYQEPKRGVRPYQEPSRADRDYQDRPRSSTRGYQDNQRGGKAYQDASRTTARDYQDSTRGSRSNGDYHEPVRATRDHHSSSRSITRDYQDGARTTTRDYPDSTRTATTRDYPDTARSSTRDYPDSTRAATTRDYPDSSRGSLRGYQDTVRSTRSYQDVPRVARDHQDGSKATRDYPDGVRATKGYQSIPRAARDYQDVAKSSRDYPDAARGRGSTRDTLGSSRSFRDYQDSARTTREGTRLSKDYLDTCDSLRTLKGEKLKEEKEEEEKEEGGTSHWGEGGGGRAGHHTSHDPYRRQGSPSPADPRPLPLPLARTPGQDTLGPSPSSHPPHHQPSPTTPASPPPNLHNHHPTTSSYHHNHHRQASGSRQALVQTHATTGRKCRDCLTRVPYATLVATVMCCVGVGVFCGTMHRGTTFTLRLLEEVFNLQITWMEPVQLTFLVTGAGMGGIGLMVLVVGCLSTGSTRYRVYRTWHARLGGKITCAIFMGVIYLLTLAWVLLFAGLVVVTVFYTLAWLQCANLPSSECIDYNQFSFLFPRSTIEEEKRVCSGGKRKLFCREFVYNAEIMFLMATASAFLVILSLVHYLVCLAANYAHIKDHEKLMDLHDIQFLHESEMSTLPKDRF
- the LOC126985941 gene encoding uncharacterized protein LOC126985941 isoform X1 encodes the protein MPGRAATAAALPEEGSGVVVEGGSYGFTASRGVAPRRWSSSHSLPAPCSPPPPQQAPAHGRPAVATATAAPRHEYRSLRGILTKPGTDDSLPRRRASARDHYDTPRTPREYPDTARYPARDYPDGHRGSRDYQNGTRTARDYPDDLGTSRDYPETPRGARDYTDSTRSTRDFPDSTRAGKDYPDAAKGTKDYPGPARDGSLGHSRGGRAYTDVPRGSRDYQNTRIGVRSYQDGTRATRDLEPIPRSSSRDYQNLSRPRSIREYQEPKRGVRPYQEPSRADRDYQDRPRSSTRGYQDNQRGGKAYQDASRTTARDYQDSTRGSRSNGDYHEPVRATRDHHSSSRSITRDYQDGARTTTRDYPDSTRTATTRDYPDTARSSTRDYPDSTRAATTRDYPDSSRGSLRGYQDTVRSTRSYQDVPRVARDHQDGSKATRDYPDGVRATKGYQSIPRAARDYQDVAKSSRDYPDAARGRGSTRDTLGSSRSFRDYQDSARTTREGTRLSKDYLDTCDSLRTLKGEKLKEEKEEEEKEEGGTSHWGEGGGGRAGHHTSHDPYRRQGSPSPADPRPLPLPLARTPGQDTLGPSPSSHPPHHQPSPTTPASPPPNLHNHHPTTSSYHHNHHRQASGSRQALVQTHATTGWSLGAGCCHACCQRCGQVCGCDACCYYCCCCCCCCCCCGGRKCRDCLTRVPYATLVATVMCCVGVGVFCGTMHRGTTFTLRLLEEVFNLQITWMEPVQLTFLVTGAGMGGIGLMVLVVGCLSTGSTRYRVYRTWHARLGGKITCAIFMGVIYLLTLAWVLLFAGLVVVTVFYTLAWLQCANLPSSECIDYNQFSFLFPRSTIEEEKRVCSGGKRKLFCREFVYNAEIMFLMATASAFLVILSLVHYLVCLAANYAHIKDHEKLMDLHDIQFLHESEMSTLPKDRF
- the LOC126985941 gene encoding uncharacterized protein LOC126985941 isoform X2; this translates as MPGRAATAAALPEEGSGVVVEGGSYGFTASRGVAPRRWSSSHSLPAPCSPPPPQQAPAHGRPAVATATAAPRHEYRSLRGILTKPGTDDSLPRRRASARDHYDTPRTPREYPDTARYPARDYPDGHRGSRDYQNGTRTARDYPDDLGTSRDYPETPRGARDYTDSTRSTRDFPDSTRAGKDYPDAAKGTKDYPGPARDGSLGHSRGGRAYTDVPRGSRDYQNTRIGVRSYQDGTRATRDLEPIPRSSSRDYQNLSRPRSIREYQEPKRGVRPYQEPSRADRDYQDRPRSSTRGYQDNQRGGKAYQDASRTTARDYQDSTRGSRSNGDYHEPVRATRDHHSSSRSITRDYQDGARTTTRDYPDSTRTATTRDYPDTARSSTRDYPDSTRAATTRDYPDSSRGSLRGYQDTVRSTRSYQDVPRVARDHQDGSKATRDYPDGVRATKGYQSIPRAARDYQDVAKSSRDYPDAARGRGSTRDTLGSSRSFRDYQDSARTTREGTRLSKDYLDTCDSLRTLKGEKLKEEKEEEEKEEGGTSHWGEGGGGRAGHHTSHDPYRRQGSPSPADPRPLPLPLARTPGQDTLGPSPSSHPPHHQPSPTTPASPPPNLHNHHPTTSSYHHNHHRQASGSRQALVQTHATTGWSLGAGCCHACCQRCGQVCGCDACCYYCCCCCCCCCCCGGRKCRDCLTRVPYATLVATVMCCVGVGVFCGTMHRGTTFTLRLLEEVFNLQITWMEPVQLTFLVTGAGMGGIGLMVLVVGCLSTGSTRYRVYRTWHARLGGKITCAIFMGVIYLLTLAWVLLFAGLVVVTVFYTLAWLQCANLPSSECIDYNQFTPSRRRSACALGARESYFVGSLSTTRRLCFLWPQHLPSWSSSLWCTIWCVWPPTTPTSRTTRS